The nucleotide sequence TTGCAGCTGGGCATGGGTAGTGCAGTGGAGACCCTTTGCGGACAAGCCTACGGTGGACACAAGTACGACATGCTCGGAACCTATCTACAACGCTCCGCCGTTATCCTCTGCTGCACCGGCATACCTCTTGCCGTGATCTACGCCTTCTCGGAGCCACTCCTGCTGCTGCTGGGGCAGTCCCCGGAGATAGCCCGCGCGGCGTCCATCTTCGTGTACGGCCTGATCCCTCAGATCTTAGCCTACGCCATCAACTTCCCGATCCAGAAGTTCCTGCAGGCGCAGAGCATCGTCCTCCCCAGCGCCTACATCTCCACGGCGACGCTCGTGTTGCACCTCCTGCTGAGCTGGGTGGTCGTCTACAAGGTTGGTCTCGGGCTGCTCGGCGCCTCGCTGGTGCTTAGCCTGAGTTGGTGGATCATTGTCGTGGCGCAGTTCGCGTACATCATCATGAGCCCGACGTGCCGGCGGACATGGACAGGGTTCACTATCAAGGCCTTCTCCGGGTTGCCGGAATTTCTGAAGCTCTCCGCCGCGTCCGCTGTGATGTTGTGCCTCGAGACATGGTACTACCAGGTCATGGTGCTCATCGCTGGCTTGCTCCCCAACCCCGAGCTTTCCCTGGATTCCCTCTCAGTATGGTGAGTCCCCTTTATCTGCACGTGTTCATTATTTTTGGGTTGTAACTTGTACTTATATAGGAGTGCCTAGTAATCAATCCATAGAGTGAGTGCTGATTAACTTGCGACTTGTGCAGCTTGACAATCTCTGCTTGGGTGTTCATGATATCAATAGGTTTCAACGCCGCCGCAAGGTTCGTGACTCTAAACGGAATGACTTGGAAACAAGCTAATTAGTTAGTTACTTAACTATAGATAAGCTAATGGACAATGTTTCACTTCAGTGTTAGAGTGAGCAATGAGCTTGGTGCCGGCAACCCCAAGTCTGCATTTTTCTCGGTTTGGGTCGTGACGGTGCTCTCTGCAATAATCGCTGTCGTCCTTGCTGTTGTGATCATGTGCTTCCGCaactacatcagctacatcttcacagaGGGTGAAAGAGTTTCCGACGCCGTT is from Triticum aestivum cultivar Chinese Spring chromosome 3A, IWGSC CS RefSeq v2.1, whole genome shotgun sequence and encodes:
- the LOC123059466 gene encoding protein DETOXIFICATION 40; the protein is MGGGDEHGASARLESILTDSSAPRAERMWAAGAIELGMLLRLAVPAVIMYMINFLMSMSTQIFSGHLGSLELAAASLGNTGVQMFAYGLMLGMGSAVETLCGQAYGGHKYDMLGTYLQRSAVILCCTGIPLAVIYAFSEPLLLLLGQSPEIARAASIFVYGLIPQILAYAINFPIQKFLQAQSIVLPSAYISTATLVLHLLLSWVVVYKVGLGLLGASLVLSLSWWIIVVAQFAYIIMSPTCRRTWTGFTIKAFSGLPEFLKLSAASAVMLCLETWYYQVMVLIAGLLPNPELSLDSLSVCLTISAWVFMISIGFNAAASVRVSNELGAGNPKSAFFSVWVVTVLSAIIAVVLAVVIMCFRNYISYIFTEGERVSDAVADLCPLLAITIILNGIQPVLSGVAVGCGWQQFVAYVNVGCYYIVGVPLGVLLGFVFNFGVKGLWGGMIGGTAMQTAILLWVTIRTDWSKEVEEAQKRLNKWDDTKKEPLLVGVTDDN